Proteins encoded by one window of Pseudonocardia sp. HH130629-09:
- a CDS encoding methylated-DNA--[protein]-cysteine S-methyltransferase gives MSTATWSTRDTPAGPFTAVVDDDGHVLASGWTASVDELLALVHRSLAPATVVEGDLGAVGEAVDRYHDGELSAIDDVPVRQRSGPYRELAWDVLRTVPAGAPVTYTGYAEKTGRPAAVRAAAGACASNAAALFVPCHRVLRSDGTLGGFRYGLAVKRWLLEHEAV, from the coding sequence ATGAGCACAGCAACGTGGTCCACACGGGACACCCCGGCCGGGCCGTTCACCGCGGTCGTCGACGACGACGGCCACGTCCTCGCCTCCGGCTGGACCGCCTCGGTCGACGAGCTACTCGCCCTGGTGCACCGCTCGCTGGCCCCGGCGACCGTGGTCGAGGGCGACCTCGGCGCGGTCGGCGAGGCGGTCGACCGTTACCACGACGGCGAGCTGTCGGCGATCGACGACGTGCCCGTCCGCCAGCGGTCCGGCCCCTACCGGGAGCTGGCGTGGGACGTGCTGCGGACCGTGCCCGCGGGGGCGCCGGTCACCTACACCGGCTACGCCGAGAAGACCGGCCGCCCCGCGGCGGTGCGTGCCGCGGCCGGCGCCTGCGCGTCCAACGCGGCGGCGCTGTTCGTCCCGTGCCACCGGGTGCTGCGCAGCGACGGGACCCTGGGCGGGTTCCGCTACGGCCTGGCCGTGAAGCGGTGGCTGCTGGAGCACGAGGCGGTATGA
- a CDS encoding DNA recombination protein RmuC — translation MDVLSLLLGSMLGAAVAAAVVWSVAAARFRAEAAEAARAAANTAATTRADAAGLRAERTALLERVEELHESLDDATNRARRAESEAAGATAALRAEREARAQAEAATVRREAELKDSFAALSQDALARNNEAFVALAESRIKEATAALAARADGDQAARAKAVEQLLDPVSAALGRVEGQLRTVEKERESAYAGLREQVRAMAASSDRLGTETKALVNALRAPQVRGRWGEMQLQRVAEMAGMIEHCDFSTQVSAAGEDGGVRPDMLVRLAGGKQVVVDAKVPFAAYLQAVEASDPDVHTERLAAHARQLRTHVDQLSAKAYWESFEPTPEFVVLFVPGDPFLEAALRSDPGLLEYAFGRNVVLSTPTTLVALLRTVAYGWKQEALARNAAQVHRLGRELHGRLATMGTHVAKLGRSLDAVVDSYNRTVSSLEARVLVSARKFTELQVSDTELETPATVDRTPRGVSAPELVASAGDSLVSLEDLGRPDHNRTDGTRSGGGRPDGAHPGTFGDGDTEHDVAAGTPWREGLG, via the coding sequence GTGGACGTCCTCAGCCTGCTCCTCGGATCGATGCTCGGTGCGGCGGTCGCCGCCGCCGTGGTCTGGTCGGTGGCCGCCGCCCGGTTCCGTGCCGAGGCGGCCGAGGCGGCCCGCGCCGCCGCGAACACCGCCGCCACCACCCGGGCGGACGCGGCGGGCCTGCGCGCCGAGCGCACCGCGCTGCTCGAGCGGGTCGAGGAGCTGCACGAGTCGCTCGACGACGCGACGAACCGGGCCCGGCGCGCCGAGTCCGAGGCCGCCGGGGCCACCGCCGCGCTGCGCGCCGAGCGGGAGGCCCGGGCGCAGGCCGAGGCCGCGACGGTGCGCCGTGAGGCCGAGCTGAAGGACTCCTTCGCCGCGCTGTCGCAGGACGCGCTGGCCCGCAACAACGAGGCGTTCGTGGCACTGGCGGAGAGCCGGATCAAGGAGGCGACCGCCGCGCTCGCGGCCAGGGCCGACGGCGACCAGGCGGCCCGCGCGAAGGCCGTCGAGCAGCTGCTCGACCCGGTATCGGCGGCGCTGGGCCGGGTCGAGGGGCAGCTGCGGACGGTGGAGAAGGAACGCGAGTCCGCCTATGCCGGGCTCCGCGAGCAGGTCAGGGCGATGGCGGCGAGCTCGGACAGGCTCGGCACCGAGACGAAGGCGCTGGTCAACGCGCTGCGGGCGCCGCAGGTGCGGGGCCGGTGGGGTGAGATGCAGCTGCAGCGGGTCGCCGAGATGGCCGGGATGATCGAGCACTGCGACTTCTCCACCCAGGTGTCCGCCGCCGGGGAGGACGGCGGGGTCCGCCCGGACATGCTGGTCCGGCTCGCGGGCGGCAAGCAGGTCGTCGTCGACGCGAAGGTGCCGTTCGCGGCCTACCTGCAGGCGGTCGAGGCCTCGGACCCGGACGTGCACACCGAGCGGCTCGCCGCGCACGCCCGGCAGCTGCGCACGCACGTGGACCAGCTCTCCGCCAAGGCCTACTGGGAGTCGTTCGAGCCCACACCGGAGTTCGTGGTGTTGTTCGTGCCCGGCGACCCGTTCCTGGAGGCCGCACTCCGCTCGGACCCGGGGCTGCTGGAGTACGCCTTCGGCCGCAACGTCGTGCTCTCGACGCCGACCACCCTCGTCGCGCTGCTGCGCACCGTCGCCTACGGCTGGAAGCAGGAGGCGCTGGCCCGCAACGCCGCCCAGGTGCACCGGCTCGGGCGCGAGCTGCACGGGCGCCTCGCGACGATGGGCACCCACGTCGCGAAGCTCGGCCGCAGCCTCGACGCGGTCGTGGACAGCTACAACCGGACCGTCTCCTCGCTGGAGGCCCGGGTCCTGGTGAGCGCCCGGAAGTTCACCGAGCTGCAGGTGTCCGACACCGAGCTGGAGACCCCCGCGACGGTCGACCGGACCCCGCGCGGTGTCTCCGCACCCGAGCTGGTCGCCTCCGCCGGGGACTCGCTGGTGTCCCTGGAGGACCTCGGACGGCCCGACCACAACCGGACGGACGGCACCCGATCCGGCGGTGGCCGACCCGACGGCGCACATCCGGGCACGTTCGGCGACGGCGACACGGAACACGACGTGGCGGCCGGGACACCGTGGCGGGAGGGGTTAGGCTGA
- a CDS encoding DUF6542 domain-containing protein: protein MRERSLLPPVLGVPPLAATALAVGTTALGVLVDLLRIGTVGRVFEVCYLLGCVLAVSWVRRRSLFLPAVQPPLLLAVVVPLVAVLIGAPSGGGAAQSLLMAGAPLINAFPAMAVTTLVVLLVAGLRVLRQRLGPDDAVGRLRQRLGRDPGGYDPDGPGGRTRAPRGAGTPGTATAARSGTSGTARTGSATGSTPTGSARRDAARTGSTARAGSTGTGVSRTGSAARSTGSARSGSSRAESPRVDPSRSDPTRGSTRGATGRTRRDTR, encoded by the coding sequence GTGCGCGAGCGGTCCCTGCTCCCCCCGGTCCTCGGGGTCCCGCCGCTCGCGGCGACCGCCCTGGCCGTCGGCACCACCGCTCTCGGGGTCCTGGTGGACCTGCTGCGGATCGGCACCGTCGGTCGGGTGTTCGAGGTCTGCTACCTGCTCGGTTGCGTGCTCGCGGTGTCCTGGGTCCGCCGGCGCAGCCTGTTCCTGCCGGCCGTGCAGCCGCCGCTGCTGCTCGCCGTCGTCGTCCCGCTGGTCGCGGTGCTCATCGGCGCCCCGTCCGGTGGCGGCGCGGCGCAGAGCCTGCTCATGGCGGGCGCACCGCTCATCAACGCGTTCCCGGCGATGGCGGTGACCACGCTGGTCGTGCTGCTCGTCGCCGGCCTGCGGGTGCTGCGCCAGCGGCTGGGCCCGGACGACGCGGTCGGCCGGCTGCGGCAGCGCCTGGGCCGTGACCCGGGCGGGTACGACCCGGACGGGCCCGGCGGGCGGACCCGGGCGCCGCGCGGTGCGGGTACCCCCGGCACGGCGACCGCGGCCCGGTCCGGCACGTCCGGCACTGCCCGCACCGGGTCGGCCACCGGGTCGACCCCGACCGGCTCCGCCCGGCGCGACGCGGCCCGCACCGGGTCCACCGCGCGCGCCGGGTCCACCGGCACCGGGGTCTCGCGCACCGGCTCCGCAGCGCGCTCCACCGGGTCCGCGCGCTCCGGCTCCTCCCGCGCGGAGTCCCCCCGTGTCGATCCGTCCCGCTCCGATCCCACCCGCGGGTCGACGCGCGGGGCGACCGGCCGGACACGCCGCGACACCCGCTGA
- a CDS encoding L,D-transpeptidase, translated as MSTTRSPRRTRPAIVVALVTAAVALIGVGTAIAGTPAAQAFRDQPLVAGTPCTVTARACVDLDSQRSWLFTDGKITHGPVPVAIGGPGKETPIGHSLRVYRKEQLHKSGEYTMTNGEPAPMPWAVFFQDGGIAFHEGRTDTPSAGCVRLAPENAKLWFDTLQIGDQVQVVSAKQVQADRAAG; from the coding sequence ATGTCGACCACCCGCAGCCCCCGCAGGACGCGACCCGCGATCGTCGTCGCGCTGGTCACCGCGGCCGTCGCGCTGATCGGCGTCGGCACCGCGATCGCCGGGACCCCGGCCGCCCAGGCCTTCCGGGACCAGCCGCTCGTCGCGGGCACCCCGTGCACCGTCACGGCCCGCGCCTGTGTCGACCTCGACTCGCAGCGCTCCTGGCTGTTCACCGACGGGAAGATCACTCACGGGCCCGTCCCGGTCGCCATCGGCGGCCCGGGCAAGGAGACCCCGATCGGCCACTCCCTGCGGGTGTACCGCAAGGAGCAGCTCCACAAGAGTGGCGAGTACACGATGACCAACGGCGAGCCCGCCCCGATGCCGTGGGCGGTGTTCTTCCAGGACGGCGGCATCGCCTTCCACGAGGGCCGCACCGACACCCCGTCGGCGGGCTGCGTCCGGCTCGCCCCGGAGAACGCGAAGCTCTGGTTCGACACCCTGCAGATCGGTGACCAGGTGCAGGTCGTGTCGGCGAAGCAGGTCCAGGCGGACCGCGCGGCGGGCTGA
- a CDS encoding 4-hydroxy-3-methylbut-2-enyl diphosphate reductase — translation MSGSAKQVLLAKPRGYCAGVDRAVEAVEQALDQYGAPVYVRKEIVHNKHVVETLRERGAIFVDEASEVPEGAHVVFSAHGVSPAVRAEASGRNLQTIDATCPLVTKVHQEAKRFAREDYDILLVGHAGHEEVEGTSGEAPQHIQLVESAADVDSVTVRDPEKVVWLSQTTLSVDETMDTVRALRERFPKLQNPPSDDICYATQNRQVAVKTMAPRCDLVLVVGSRNSSNSVRLVEVALGAGAGASYLIDYAREIDESWLDGVTTVGITSGASVPEILVQGVVEYLAERGFGSVEEVDTAEETLTFSLPRELRPPRGRSLGLTPVN, via the coding sequence ATGTCCGGTTCTGCCAAGCAGGTCCTGCTCGCCAAGCCCCGCGGCTACTGCGCGGGCGTCGACCGTGCCGTCGAGGCGGTGGAGCAGGCACTCGACCAGTACGGCGCCCCCGTGTACGTCCGCAAGGAGATCGTGCACAACAAGCACGTGGTGGAGACGCTGCGCGAGCGCGGCGCGATCTTCGTCGACGAGGCGTCGGAGGTCCCGGAGGGTGCGCACGTCGTGTTCTCCGCGCACGGCGTCTCGCCCGCGGTCCGTGCCGAGGCCTCGGGCCGGAACCTGCAGACCATCGACGCGACCTGCCCGCTGGTGACCAAGGTCCACCAGGAGGCGAAGCGGTTCGCCCGCGAGGACTACGACATCCTGCTCGTCGGGCACGCCGGGCACGAGGAGGTCGAGGGGACCTCCGGTGAGGCGCCCCAGCACATCCAGCTCGTCGAGTCCGCCGCCGACGTCGACTCCGTGACCGTCCGCGACCCGGAGAAGGTCGTGTGGCTCTCGCAGACCACGCTCAGCGTCGACGAGACCATGGATACCGTGCGCGCCCTGCGCGAGCGGTTCCCGAAGCTGCAGAACCCCCCGTCTGACGACATCTGCTACGCCACGCAGAACCGTCAGGTCGCGGTGAAGACGATGGCGCCGCGCTGCGACCTCGTGCTGGTCGTCGGGTCGCGGAACTCGTCGAACTCGGTGCGTCTGGTCGAGGTCGCCCTCGGCGCCGGCGCCGGCGCCTCGTACCTGATCGACTACGCCCGTGAGATCGACGAGTCGTGGCTCGACGGCGTCACGACGGTCGGGATTACCAGCGGCGCGTCGGTGCCGGAGATCCTGGTGCAGGGCGTCGTCGAGTACCTGGCCGAGCGCGGCTTCGGCTCGGTCGAGGAGGTCGACACCGCCGAGGAGACCCTGACCTTCTCGCTGCCCCGTGAGCTGCGCCCGCCGCGCGGCCGGTCGCTGGGCCTGACCCCGGTGAACTGA
- a CDS encoding lipid droplet-associated protein, with the protein MSPLPFPVRIAAGLVVTAVEQARELPRHAVELPVTAVSQALQVSMRVQQRITELAIKGDRALGTLRPADDVPSWATFDDDLADGADLSPPDPEPIAPPLPPAAPAGRNGTVSSLRPARTGIPIDRSPSSRPAAASNRAEASATVPAVLPEYPTMTVPQLRGKLRTLSLDDLADLLAWETAHENRPPYVTMLTNRIATVSENR; encoded by the coding sequence ATGTCTCCGCTGCCGTTCCCCGTGCGGATCGCCGCCGGCCTCGTCGTGACCGCCGTCGAGCAGGCCCGAGAGCTGCCGCGACACGCCGTCGAGCTGCCGGTGACCGCAGTCAGCCAGGCGTTGCAGGTGTCCATGCGGGTCCAGCAGCGGATCACCGAGCTGGCGATCAAGGGCGACCGCGCGCTGGGCACCCTGCGTCCCGCCGACGACGTCCCCAGCTGGGCGACCTTCGACGACGACCTGGCCGACGGCGCCGACCTCTCGCCGCCCGACCCGGAGCCGATCGCCCCGCCGCTGCCGCCCGCCGCCCCGGCCGGCCGCAACGGCACCGTGTCGTCGCTGCGGCCCGCCCGCACCGGCATCCCGATCGACCGGTCCCCGTCGTCCCGGCCGGCGGCGGCGTCGAACCGGGCCGAGGCGAGCGCGACCGTGCCGGCCGTGCTGCCCGAGTACCCGACGATGACCGTGCCCCAGCTGCGCGGCAAGCTCCGCACACTGAGCCTCGACGACCTCGCGGACCTCCTCGCCTGGGAGACCGCACACGAGAACCGGCCGCCGTACGTCACGATGCTGACGAACCGGATCGCGACGGTGTCCGAGAACCGTTGA
- the xseA gene encoding exodeoxyribonuclease VII large subunit codes for MSATTSEEDPWPVRTVARKIAEWVDRLGAVWVEGQLAQVNARSGTAFLTLRDPAADISLQLTAPSSLVRDAGGAVTEGSRVIVHGKPSFYLGRGTLSLRVDRIRAVGLGELLARIERLRRLLAAEGLFDPSLKRRPPLLPHTIGLVTGRDSAAEHDVVRNATARWPAVRFRIENVAVQGGLAVEQVVGALRALDRDPDVEVIVLARGGGSVEDLLPFSDETLCRAVAACRTPVVSAIGHEPDTPLVDHVADVRCSTPTEAGRSLVPDLAEETARISGLRDRARRALHDWVDREQHRLDDLRRRPVLADPLRMVTAREGEIADARAAAHRAVLRRLDRASSELEHLGARLAALGPTATLARGYAIVQLADRTDDVPPLLRSVADAPAGTGLRIRVADGAVAATVTTTPDPETR; via the coding sequence TTGAGCGCCACGACCTCCGAGGAGGACCCGTGGCCGGTCCGCACGGTCGCCCGCAAGATCGCCGAGTGGGTCGACCGGCTCGGCGCGGTGTGGGTCGAGGGCCAGCTCGCCCAGGTCAACGCCCGCTCCGGGACCGCGTTCCTGACCCTGCGCGACCCGGCCGCCGACATCTCCCTGCAGCTGACGGCGCCGTCGTCGCTGGTGCGCGACGCCGGCGGCGCCGTGACCGAGGGCAGCCGGGTGATCGTGCACGGCAAGCCGTCGTTCTACCTGGGGCGCGGCACGCTGTCGCTGCGCGTCGACCGGATCCGCGCGGTCGGTCTCGGCGAGCTGCTGGCCCGTATCGAGCGGCTGCGCAGGCTGCTCGCCGCCGAGGGACTGTTCGACCCGTCCCTCAAGCGGCGCCCGCCGCTGCTCCCGCACACCATCGGTCTGGTCACCGGGCGCGACTCCGCGGCCGAGCACGACGTGGTCCGCAACGCCACCGCGCGCTGGCCCGCGGTGCGGTTCCGGATCGAGAACGTCGCCGTACAGGGCGGGCTGGCGGTGGAACAGGTCGTCGGCGCGCTGCGGGCGCTCGACCGCGACCCGGACGTCGAGGTCATCGTGCTCGCCCGCGGCGGCGGCAGCGTCGAGGACCTGCTGCCCTTCTCCGACGAGACGCTGTGCCGCGCCGTCGCCGCCTGCCGCACCCCGGTCGTGTCGGCCATCGGGCACGAGCCGGACACCCCGCTGGTCGACCACGTCGCCGACGTGCGCTGCTCCACCCCGACCGAGGCCGGACGCAGCCTGGTCCCCGACCTCGCCGAGGAGACCGCCCGGATCTCCGGGCTGCGCGACCGGGCCCGCCGAGCCCTGCACGACTGGGTCGACCGCGAGCAGCACCGCCTCGACGACCTGCGACGGCGGCCGGTGCTCGCCGACCCGCTGCGCATGGTCACCGCCCGGGAGGGCGAGATCGCCGACGCCCGCGCCGCCGCCCACCGCGCGGTGCTGCGCCGGCTGGACCGGGCGTCGTCGGAGCTGGAGCACCTGGGCGCCCGGCTCGCCGCGCTCGGCCCGACCGCGACCCTGGCGCGCGGCTACGCGATCGTGCAGCTCGCCGACCGCACCGACGACGTGCCCCCGCTCCTGCGGTCGGTCGCCGACGCGCCCGCCGGCACCGGCCTGCGGATCCGGGTCGCCGACGGCGCCGTCGCCGCCACCGTGACCACCACCCCCGACCCGGAGACCCGATGA
- a CDS encoding exodeoxyribonuclease VII small subunit: MSDRPAVETLGYEKARDELMEVVRALEVGGLGLDESVALWERGEALAKRCDAQLAGARTRIEEKLADADSDDPDGT; the protein is encoded by the coding sequence ATGAGCGACCGACCGGCAGTGGAGACCCTGGGCTACGAGAAGGCCCGCGACGAGCTCATGGAGGTCGTGCGCGCGCTGGAGGTCGGCGGCCTCGGCCTGGACGAGTCCGTCGCGCTGTGGGAGCGCGGCGAGGCCCTGGCCAAGCGCTGCGACGCCCAGCTCGCCGGCGCCCGCACCCGCATCGAGGAGAAGCTGGCCGACGCCGACTCCGACGACCCCGACGGCACCTGA
- a CDS encoding DUF4245 domain-containing protein, with translation MTRRIPEAGPQAMHKPGRGDASVRDLIWACLILVPVALLIFSVGGSCSFSPGSPAEDAASAPTVDAPARIAEYARGSTFPLRLPDVPFRANSTDRGPVEGGGTAVRIGFVTPDADFLSLVQTDGSVEGVLATESGSAGRGDGPPTMRGAVQAGGLTWEVYGAEGGEPFRIATLPGRPEVRVLVTGSASEDRFRTLAEALTTARVFPPGS, from the coding sequence GTGACCCGCCGGATCCCGGAGGCCGGCCCGCAGGCGATGCACAAGCCCGGCCGCGGCGACGCGTCGGTGCGCGACCTGATCTGGGCCTGCCTGATCCTCGTCCCGGTCGCGCTGCTGATCTTCTCGGTCGGCGGGTCGTGCTCGTTCTCGCCCGGCAGCCCGGCCGAGGACGCCGCGTCGGCGCCCACAGTCGATGCCCCGGCCCGGATCGCCGAGTACGCCCGCGGCTCGACCTTCCCGCTGCGGCTGCCGGACGTGCCGTTCCGGGCCAACTCCACCGACCGTGGCCCGGTCGAGGGCGGCGGCACCGCCGTGCGCATCGGCTTCGTCACTCCCGACGCTGACTTCCTGAGCCTGGTCCAGACCGACGGGTCGGTCGAGGGCGTCCTCGCCACCGAGTCCGGCTCCGCGGGCCGAGGCGACGGACCCCCGACGATGCGCGGCGCCGTGCAGGCGGGCGGCCTGACCTGGGAGGTCTACGGCGCCGAGGGCGGCGAGCCCTTCCGGATCGCGACGCTGCCCGGCCGTCCCGAGGTCCGTGTCCTGGTGACCGGCTCGGCGTCGGAGGACCGGTTCCGAACCCTCGCCGAAGCCCTCACCACCGCCCGAGTCTTCCCACCCGGTTCCTGA
- the glpX gene encoding class II fructose-bisphosphatase has product MELVRVTEAAAMAAGRWVGKGDKNGGDGAAVDAMRQLISSVSMRGVVVIGEGEKDEAPMLFNGEEVGNGEGPFCDVAVDPIDGTTLMAKGMPNALAVLAVAERDAMFDPSAVFYMEKIAVGPDSADVIDITAPVAENIRRVAQAKETDVADVTVCVLDRPRHEQIVAEIREAGARISFISDGDVAGAIAAARPNSGVDMLYGVGGTPEGIITAAALKCMGGEIQGRLWPTDDAEREKALAAGHDLDKVLTTAELVRGENVFFCATGITDGPLLRGVHYRGGGATTQSIVMRSKSGTVRLIDGYHRLTKLREFSSVDFDGVEGEAPPLP; this is encoded by the coding sequence ATGGAGCTGGTCCGGGTCACCGAGGCCGCCGCCATGGCCGCGGGCCGCTGGGTCGGCAAGGGCGACAAGAACGGTGGCGACGGCGCCGCCGTCGACGCCATGCGCCAGCTCATCTCGTCGGTGTCGATGCGCGGTGTCGTCGTCATCGGCGAGGGCGAGAAGGACGAGGCCCCGATGCTGTTCAACGGCGAGGAGGTCGGGAACGGCGAGGGCCCGTTCTGCGACGTCGCCGTCGACCCCATCGACGGCACCACGCTGATGGCCAAGGGCATGCCGAACGCGCTCGCGGTGCTCGCCGTCGCCGAGCGCGACGCGATGTTCGACCCGTCCGCGGTGTTCTACATGGAGAAGATCGCGGTCGGCCCGGACTCGGCCGACGTCATCGACATCACCGCACCGGTCGCGGAGAACATCCGCCGGGTCGCGCAGGCGAAGGAGACCGACGTCGCCGACGTGACGGTCTGCGTGCTCGACCGCCCGCGGCACGAGCAGATCGTCGCCGAGATCCGCGAGGCCGGCGCCCGGATCTCCTTCATCTCCGACGGCGACGTCGCCGGCGCCATCGCCGCGGCACGTCCCAACTCGGGTGTGGACATGCTCTACGGCGTCGGCGGCACCCCGGAGGGCATCATCACCGCGGCCGCGCTCAAGTGCATGGGCGGCGAGATCCAGGGCCGCCTGTGGCCCACCGACGACGCCGAGCGGGAGAAGGCCCTCGCCGCGGGCCACGACCTCGACAAGGTCCTGACCACCGCCGAGCTCGTGCGCGGCGAGAACGTCTTCTTCTGCGCCACCGGCATCACCGACGGCCCGCTGCTGCGCGGCGTCCACTACCGGGGCGGCGGCGCGACCACCCAGTCGATCGTGATGCGGTCCAAGTCCGGCACGGTGCGGCTGATCGACGGCTACCACCGCCTCACCAAGCTGCGCGAGTTCTCCTCCGTCGACTTCGACGGCGTCGAGGGCGAGGCCCCGCCGCTGCCGTGA
- a CDS encoding class II fumarate hydratase, which produces MSEDFRIEHDTMGEVRVPADALWRAQTQRAVENFPISGRGLERAQIRALGLVKAAAARVNGELGVLDDDRARAIAAAADEVAAGGHDDHFPVDVFQTGSGTSSNMNANEVIASVAARAGTDVHPNDHVNASQSSNDVFPTTIHLAATEALATEVVPALEHLEAALRRRAADWSEVVKAGRTHLMDAVPITLGQEAGGWASQAGYGADRVRDALPRLAVLPIGGTAVGTGLNAPDGFGAAVVAKLRETTGLEQLAEATDHIEAQGSRDGLVEASGALRTVAVSLYKIANDLRWLSSGPRTGLAEIHLPDLQPGSSIMPGKVNPVICEATMMVCAQVMGNDACVGFSGSQGNLELNVMMPVMARNVLESARLIANVARLLADKVVDGMEADLERTREYAESSPSIVTPLNSKIGYEEAAAIAKQALKERRTIREVVIERGHVANGTLTEAELDRALDVLAMTRGEKRS; this is translated from the coding sequence ATGAGCGAGGACTTCCGCATCGAGCACGACACCATGGGCGAGGTCCGGGTCCCCGCCGACGCGCTGTGGCGGGCCCAGACCCAGCGCGCGGTGGAGAACTTCCCGATCTCCGGCCGTGGCCTGGAGCGCGCCCAGATCCGCGCGCTCGGCCTGGTCAAGGCGGCCGCGGCCCGGGTGAACGGCGAGCTGGGCGTACTGGACGACGACCGGGCCCGCGCGATCGCCGCGGCCGCCGACGAGGTGGCCGCGGGCGGGCACGACGACCACTTCCCGGTCGACGTCTTCCAGACGGGCTCCGGCACGTCGTCGAACATGAACGCCAACGAGGTGATCGCCTCGGTGGCCGCCCGCGCCGGCACGGACGTACACCCGAACGACCACGTCAACGCCTCCCAATCGTCGAACGACGTCTTCCCGACGACCATCCACCTCGCCGCCACCGAGGCGCTGGCGACCGAGGTCGTCCCGGCGCTGGAGCACCTCGAGGCCGCGTTGCGCCGCCGCGCCGCGGACTGGTCGGAGGTCGTGAAGGCCGGCCGCACCCACCTGATGGACGCCGTCCCGATCACCCTCGGCCAGGAGGCGGGTGGCTGGGCCAGCCAGGCCGGCTACGGCGCCGACCGCGTCCGCGACGCACTGCCCCGCCTCGCCGTCCTGCCGATCGGCGGGACCGCGGTCGGCACCGGACTGAACGCGCCGGACGGGTTCGGCGCCGCCGTCGTCGCGAAGCTGCGCGAGACCACCGGTCTGGAGCAGCTCGCCGAGGCCACCGACCACATCGAGGCCCAGGGCTCGCGCGACGGCCTGGTCGAGGCCTCCGGCGCGCTGCGCACCGTCGCCGTGTCGCTCTACAAGATCGCCAACGACCTGCGCTGGCTGTCGTCCGGACCGCGGACCGGGCTGGCCGAGATCCACCTGCCGGACCTGCAGCCGGGCAGCTCGATCATGCCGGGCAAGGTCAACCCGGTGATCTGCGAGGCCACGATGATGGTCTGCGCCCAGGTCATGGGCAACGACGCGTGCGTCGGCTTCTCCGGCAGCCAGGGCAACCTGGAGCTGAACGTGATGATGCCGGTGATGGCGCGCAACGTGCTGGAGTCCGCACGACTGATCGCGAACGTGGCGCGGCTGCTCGCCGACAAGGTCGTCGACGGGATGGAGGCCGACCTCGAGCGCACCCGCGAGTACGCCGAGTCCTCGCCGTCGATCGTCACCCCGCTGAACTCGAAGATCGGTTACGAGGAGGCGGCGGCCATCGCGAAGCAGGCGCTGAAGGAGCGCCGGACCATCCGCGAGGTCGTGATCGAGCGCGGGCACGTGGCGAACGGGACGCTCACCGAGGCCGAGCTGGACCGCGCCCTGGACGTGCTGGCGATGACCCGCGGCGAGAAGCGCTCCTGA